The Gambusia affinis linkage group LG09, SWU_Gaff_1.0, whole genome shotgun sequence DNA window TCTTTTGAACCTAACGGGACCTGGCATGTAATTAGTCAAATCTACGACGGGAAAAAAGCCATCAGCAGgatttcagatgtttgtttgaTGTACTAACGAAACAAATATTTGTGCATTGCATAATGCACAAATATTTGTGCATTATGAGATacgtttatgttttatttctttttttttatttttattttttattgcgaGCCCAGTTTCTATCTTAATGTTTGTATATATTATTTGGTTCTCAGGGTGGTTGTACTGATTCAGGTGGaagatttaataaataactgaaatagcAGTTATTTATTACAGCAGGACGGCAATTTCAAGACCGTGCAAAAGGCAACAAGATAAAGACAAGAACCCGGAATAtgtgtttttaactttatgtcAAAGTGGCACAAAACACTGAAAgttcagtttaaaacaattaatgttccaacacattaaacatttaagttaaaaaaaagtgcatttttcttttttttttttttttttttttttggctctccTAATTTTGTTGGAATATACTATATTCTCAGCAAAATGTCAGGCTAAGCTGGAAGGAACCATCCCGCCTTCATGGACAGTAGGTGGAGCTGATGCACTTAATTTGAATGAGGTAGAAAATGGGCATCTTTCTTTTCATGTGTGCTCAGCAACAACCTTAAGAGACGGTTTGAAAGGACGGAATAAAGCACCTTCCCTCTTctgctaaaataattgtttacttgggatttattgctttttctttattcaaaagaaatttATCACCAAGAAGGAATTTTGTTGAAGGATTTAGGGACATTCACTGAAagacacattttcagaaacaatgGAATTGACGGACATGAAAaaacaatggatggatgtatggactTCGTTTTGTCTGGCGCTGATCATTATGAAATTTGAAGGAATTTCATCTCAACTCCGATATTCTGTCCAGGAGGAATTAAAATCCGGGACCCCAGTAGGAAATGTAGCCAAAGATCTTGGTTTAGATCTAGGAAAACTGGCGGACAGAAACCTTCGCGTCGTATCAGCAACAAAGCAGGATCTATTTAAGGTAAATCCGAGAGATGGCGTTTTATTAATAAACCACAGAGTAGACAGAGAAGAGCTTTGTGCAAAAACCGTTCCGTGCGTAACAAATCTTAAAGCTGTTGTCGAAAATCCTCTTGAAATGCATCAGATCATGGTTGAGATTCTCGATGTAAATGACAACTCACCCAAATTTCCAGAGGAAAACTACACACTGGAAGTGTTGGAGTCCGCTATTGTTGGTTCTCGATTTCAGGTGGAAGGAGCACACGACTTGGATGTCGGGTTGAACTCCATAAATTCATATAAGCTGAACAATAATCAGTATTTTCGGCTGGATATGGACGCCTTTGGTGAGGAAGGAAAGGTTCCTTTTCTAGTACTTCAACGCTCTTTGGACAGAGAACATACTCCTCAACACTGGCTGCTATTAACAGCGACCGATGGAGGAAAACCAGCAAAATCAGGAACTATGAATATCACAGTCATATTATCGGATATTAATGATAACGCGCCGGTTTGTGATCAACAAAAATACACCGCGACAATAAAAGAGAACGCCCCTGTCGGGACGTTCCTCTTAACTATAAGTGCATCTGACTCAGATGAAGGTGAGAACGGTGAGGTCGAATATTCTCTGAGGAGTAAACATCGTGGGCCATCGTCCGAGCAGTTTGAGTTGAACAGCAAAACTGGAAAATTAACAGTGAAAGGACAACTGGATTacgaagaaaaacaaatgtacgAGCTTAAAGTTCTGGCATCCGATAAAggttctgtttctctctccacGCAATGCAACGTGGTTATAAGAGTAGAAGACGTAAATGACAACCAACCAGAAATAGACATTACGTCCCTTTCCAGTCGTATCCCAGAGGATGCAGCACCTGGAACCGTGGTGGCGTTGATGGACGTGACAGATCGTGACTCAGGTGTGAACGGACAGGTGGTGTGCAGCTTGTCAGATTCTTTACCGTTTGATCTAAAGCCATCACCTGATGGGCAGTCGTACTCTTTAATTACAAAGGACTACTTAGATAAGGAAACTAGTCATATGTATAACATTACAATAACAGCGAAGGATTTAGGCAGCCCTTCTTTGGCATCGACTAAGCTGATACAGGTAGACGTGCTAGATGTAAATGATAACAGCCCTTTGTTCACTGACAGTCCTTATACTTTTTATGTGCCTGAAAATAACAAGGCTGGACTGTCTATTTTTTCTGTGACAGCCACTGATGCTGATGGAGGTGAAAATGCGGTAGTTACATATTTCCTTAACCGTAAGAGTACGGGTTCCTCTGTAACCtcctttttaaatataaatgaagcCGATGGCACAATATCAGCTCTGAAAAGTTTTGACTTTGAAACTCTGAAAACCTTCCAGTTCCAAGTTGTCGCCACTGATTCTGGGACTCCGTCACTCAGCAGCAACGTCACAGTGAACGTGTTTATTCTGGATCAGAACGACAACGCTCCAGTCATCCTGTATCCACTCAGCTCCAATGGTTCTGCTGAAGGTGTGGAGGAGATTCCCCGTAATGTGAACGCAGGACACTTGGTGACTAAAGTCAGAGCCTATGACGCTGATATAGGATATAATGGCTGGTTGctgttttcactgcaggaagTTACTGACCACAGTCTGTTTGGTTTGGACCGCTACACTGGACAGATCAGAACACTTCGCTCATTCACAGAGACAGACGAGGCTGAACATAAACTGGTCATACTGGTCAAGGATAATGGCAACGTTTCACTCTCAGCAACAGCTACTGTGATTGTTAAACTGGTGGAACCAAAAGAGGCTTTTGCAGCTTCTGATGTTAAAAGTGCAGCGATGGATGATGACGATGATCATGTGACTTTTTACCTAATGATCACTTTGGgtgcagtttcagttttatttatcatcagTATCATCGTGCTGATTGCAATGCAGTGCTCCAAATCCACAGAATATACTTCTAAATATCTCCAAGAGACTAATTATGATGGGACACTTTGTCACAGCATCCAGTACAGATCTGGAGACAAACGGTACATGTTGGTTGGACCCCGGATGAGTATTGGATCTACTATAGTACCTGGAAGTCATGCAAACACACTAGTGCTACCTGACAGGAGGAAGGCGTGTGAGGTAAGacatgatttctgtttatgtttttcagtcattgaAGTAGAGAACAGTTTAAACCTGCTTCTGCCAATAGAATTAGAAGAGGTCgtcaacattatttttgttaatatttcatttttttctgatgtttaatTGAATGTTGTTTTCTTAAGTGTACTTTTAATTTCAGGTTATATTTTGCTGACTTGTTCTTGCGCTGTCCATGGTCCTCAAATTTCTGGTTTCGAAAAACTTGATTCGACATTTTCTTTGTCTCGGAAAGCAACACTCCACCGCATTTTCCTTACATATATAGTACAAAGGGGTATATGGAAGTACCATTGTTGGTATTTTGCGTgtaaatgaagatttttttttctcgttcGGAGGGATGTGAAGCATGTAGTTTCAAAATTGATTCTGCCTTAGCTAAATTAATTtgatcagaacattttaatatttgcaatatGTTTAAA harbors:
- the LOC122836606 gene encoding protocadherin alpha-2-like isoform X22, which produces MELTDMKKQWMDVWTSFCLALIIMKFEGISSQLRYSVQEELKSGTPVGNVAKDLGLDLGKLADRNLRVVSATKQDLFKVNPRDGVLLINHRVDREELCAKTVPCVTNLKAVVENPLEMHQIMVEILDVNDNSPKFPEENYTLEVLESAIVGSRFQVEGAHDLDVGLNSINSYKLNNNQYFRLDMDAFGEEGKVPFLVLQRSLDREHTPQHWLLLTATDGGKPAKSGTMNITVILSDINDNAPVCDQQKYTATIKENAPVGTFLLTISASDSDEGENGEVEYSLRSKHRGPSSEQFELNSKTGKLTVKGQLDYEEKQMYELKVLASDKGSVSLSTQCNVVIRVEDVNDNQPEIDITSLSSRIPEDAAPGTVVALMDVTDRDSGVNGQVVCSLSDSLPFDLKPSPDGQSYSLITKDYLDKETSHMYNITITAKDLGSPSLASTKLIQVDVLDVNDNSPLFTDSPYTFYVPENNKAGLSIFSVTATDADGGENAVVTYFLNRKSTGSSVTSFLNINEADGTISALKSFDFETLKTFQFQVVATDSGTPSLSSNVTVNVFILDQNDNAPVILYPLSSNGSAEGVEEIPRNVNAGHLVTKVRAYDADIGYNGWLLFSLQEVTDHSLFGLDRYTGQIRTLRSFTETDEAEHKLVILVKDNGNVSLSATATVIVKLVEPKEAFAASDVKSAAMDDDDDHVTFYLMITLGAVSVLFIISIIVLIAMQCSKSTEYTSKYLQETNYDGTLCHSIQYRSGDKRYMLVGPRMSIGSTIVPGSHANTLVLPDRRKACEPKAPNSDWRYSASLRAGGVMQSSVHMEESAVMQGAQGVLVQNWPTASSAADGEGGEVSPPMGAGVDSNSWHFRYGPGGPGAPPQHLKPGDVPPEAFIIPGSPAIISIRQNQGGEDDKSDFITFGKKEEAKKKKKKKKEKEKKDKKDKGKDDGDE